The sequence GTGTTCGAACTAGAGTACctccatcttgagtgagggctaggaaaatgaggctgggacttgctgggctgcattcccagaaagtcaggcattcctagcctctagatgCTTAAGATtaagggaacaaattaataatgtttactaaacagacccaggCTTGGGAGTATCCAGATACCCTGGtatctggagaacaaaggcattcctaattttgctttaaagataatattgattcttgcaaaatatagtaattaagaaaattaatcctttatcataAACCCTTGCAGTAGAGCACATCTCCCCAAGATCTTTTTTTATCTTATATGTATGAGCATTGTACTTAGGGTGGAAgtgttcctcctcttactttcaggaatgccctgctctgtctatggagtagttatactttcattattttactttattaataacCTGCTTTTACTTTGCACTGCAGACTCATCCTgaatcctttttcttcttcttcttctttttttttttttttgagacagagtcttgcctgttgcccaggctggagtgcagtggtgccatctcggttcactgcaacctctgcctcccaggttaaagtgattctcctacctcagcctcccgagtagctgggactataggcgcacaccactgcgcctggctaagttttataattttagtagagatggggtttcgccatgttggccaggttggtctcaaactcctgacctcaggtgatccgcccatctcggcctcccaaagtgctgggattacaggcatgagccactatgcctggcctcacCCTAAATTCTTTCTTGCCCAAGATCTAAGAACCCTCTCGGgctctggatcaggacccctttcctttAACACTTGGACTCTGAAGAACCTGAGTAAAACAGTAAGACAGCTAAGACAGCTACGATATAAAAACCACggggaccgggcatggtggctcatgcctgtaatcctagcactttgggaggccgaggcaggcggatcacctgaggtcaggagttccagaccaacctgcccaacatggagaaaccccatctctactaaaaatacaaaattagccatgtgtggtggcacatgcctataatcccagctacttgggaggctgaggcaagataagagcttgaacccaggaggcggagattgcagtgagctaagatcacaccattgcactccagcctgggcaacaagagcaaaactccgtctcaaaacaaacaaacaaacaaacaaaaactacaagaaGATTTAGTAAGTTCAGAGCTCTGATCCATGTCAAGCACTGCCTGGAAGCCAGGAAGAGAGTTGATTTTCAGAACCAACAGATCATGGTGCGATCTttaggaaaacaggaaagaaaatgcaGGAATGAAATCGCATCTTATGGCAGGTACCTCggtttgggggaggggaaggacagGCTGGCAAATAGGTCATGTTAGGGATATTGaaaaatcttggccgggcacagtggctcacccttgtaatcccagcactctggaaaaccaaggtgggtggatcacttgaggttgggagttcgagaccagcctggctaacacggtgaaacctcatctctactaaacatacaaaaatcagccaggtgtagtggtgcatgcctgtagtcccagctactcaggaggctgaggcaggagaactgcttgaacctgggaggcagaggttgcagtgagccgagattgcgccactgcactccagcctgggtgacagagtgacactccatctcaaacaaaacaaacaaagagtaTACCTTTCTCcaacaaataatttgattttggagTACTGGATGACAAAGGTTACATGGCTCTTCTCCTTGTACCTGTTCTCAAACCTGCCCCACCCAATTCTTTTACCTAGCACAAAGGTTTGGACATTGAACAGACAGAGGCTACAGTACCTACAGGCACACATTTTGACAGGCACCATCTGCCCTACCCTGTATTAATTCACCTCCACGCTGTATTGAAACAATCTCATACTTACTGATACTCAGCCACACAGTCCAGCAGACCTATGTAGTTTAAGGTTTCATGTTGAACAGCACTTTCAAGAGCTCGCACTCCACTGACATCTTTCAGAATATGCTGGACACTTTCGATGTAACCAGACTTGAGGAGattttcatctctctcttttaAGGTTTCCTGGGGTGAAAGTATGCTTTCCAAGGCTTCATGGAACCGTTTCCCTTGTAAAAAGATGTCTGAAAAGAAAAtcaggggaaagggaagggagaaaacacaaacaaagcTAACACTAAAAAACTAGTACTCTAAAAGGCtctgaaacataaaattaaaaattacatttttttctttttgtatttttttagatggagtctccctctgtcacccaggctggagtgcagtggaacgatgttggctcactgcaacctccacctcccggggtcaagggattctcctgcctcagcctcctgagtaactgggattataggcacccaccaccatgcctggctaatttttgtatttttagtagagacagagtttcattatgttggtgaggctggtctcgacctcctgacctcatgatccgctcgccctggcctcccaaagtgctgggattacaggcatgagccactgcacccggccaaaaattacattagttatttttaaCTGACAACCCCTAAGACCAAATTTCAGCCTCTTGTGAAACCTAAGAATACACTTTGAAACCAACGGGATTATTAATAGGATTGTTAGgcaataaaacaaattaaaattaagttcTTCTAGGAGAATTGGGCCAAAGTCAAAACTGAAGATCTGGAGGCTACAGGACCacacccagtttatggtactaTGTGTTTAAGTATCCAATTTAATAATAACTGGCTgtgacaaaattaaaaaaaattagaaatctagGAACGGTGCTTCTGTTTATAGTTCTTTTTAGAACAAAACTTAATTATGAACATAGGTGGGGGAATCCTTTTACTAACAGGATTAGTGACAAGGAATGGAAAATAAGGCATGCACAAATGAAAAGTAATGAATTCGATATTATGGAATCTAGAGGGGGACGAAGAGGAAAATATGTGACATTCTTctcctgtacttttttttagtgCTGGAACAGCCTGAAAAATTCAGCTGTGTCctgaatttttttcccctcatatattttttctaatatttaatatttaacatgtaatatttttctaattagcTTTAGATTATTAGAATTCTGATTTATGGCTTGTAGGAGGATACATTTTCCCTCTTCCTAACATTTTATAACATGTGAATACTAGAGAAATTTCATTAGGACACATTATTTTTCCCGTATGTTCATTTTCTGAGGTCAAAAGCCTTACTTTTCGTCCCCAGGTTTCTCTAAAAGAACTATAGTGTCCAGATTTGTTGGCGTATCCCAGGATCTAACTTGATTTTTGAACTCTCTCCTCATTTTCAGTGCTCCTTGGCCTCCAAGTGCTTGCATAGTAAGCCCCTTCcttacacacatttttaaaaagggaacatggctgggcatggtggttcacgcctataatcccagcactttgggcggccgaggcaggcggattacctgaggtcgggagttcaagaccagcctggccaacatggtaaaacccagactctactcaaaatacaaaaattagccaggtgtggtggcacatgcctgtaatcccagctactctggaggctgaggcagcagaattgcttgaacccaggtggcggaggctgcagtgagccaagatcgcgccactgcactccagactgagtgacagagcaagactctatctcaaaaaaaaaaaaaaaaaaaaaaaaaaaaggaacacaaaagaGATTCAACAAATGcaagaaatattatatatttacttgtttCTTAGTAAGAGGAGAGAAATAAAGAGGGGGGACTGTTATGCTAAGCAATGGCCTTGGAGCTTTcaaaacattatttaattttcaaaccCAACAACCCAGCAAAATAAGGATTGTAAGTTACCCGCTTTTTAATGAATGAGGCCCTGTCCCACTAGGCAGTGCTGTTAATTTGTCCCAAAGCAAAAAGCTGGACAGGCAGCCTGGCACCAGAATCTGTGTTCTTTCCAATCTACCCCACAGTACAGCAAAGAGGGCAATCTTGGAAATCACCAATTAGATACACAGAGAAACAGAGCAGGAAATACACGTGCTTGGAACATGCTTGCAGACAGACCCacagaaaaggaggaaaacaactttatattttgttaagttccttttttttttttttgagacggtctcacttgtcacccaggctggagtgtactgactccatcatagctcactgtaacctcgaacacctggccttaagcaattctcctggcacaggcacgtgccaccacgcctggctaattaaaaaaaaattttcttttgtagagaagcaatctctctctgttgcctagtctggtctggaacacctggcctcaaacaatcctcccaccttggtctcccaaagtgctgggattacaggcatgagccaccgcacttggccttcAACTATTTTTTACAAAGATGGAaaagtcaattctttttttttttttttttccaggctggagtgcagtggtatgatctccgctcactgcaatctccacctcccaggttcaagcgattctcctgcctcagccttccgagtacctgggattacaagtgatcgccactgcgcccggctactttttttgtagttttagtagagatggggttttgccatgttgaccaggctggtttcaaactcctgacctcaagtgatctgcccacctgagcctcccaaagtgttaggattacaggcgtgagccaccacgcccggctggaaATGTCAATTCTATCATTAGCAAAAAATGGAATCCCTTCTGAAAAATTATTTGGAGAGTTAAATGAAATTCAACTTAGGAATTAAGTTATTCTACTCCAAATTTACTTGGCTCAGTTGGAATTATTAACATGTGAAAGACCTACAAGAAATTTATGACTGATGGAATTAACACCTAGGAAAAAGAAGTGGAGCATTCATCTACACACTAGGTTAATGAAGCAGGAGACAAACATGttaaaaacaggaaggaaaaaactTAGCAAATGCCATGCCAATAGACCGTACATTTCTCGCTGCAAACTTACCCCTGGCTAGGTTCTTCACATACACATGATCACAAACATGAAAACCTAGATCACAGGATCCTTCAGACACTAAGGCTCAGAACATTCAACatgattcaatttataaaaataaaaaatgattcaaGAATATTTACTGCATGTAGCATCAAGTCGGCTTATTCACTCAAAGTAGTAAAAGTGAAATGCTTTCAAGTCCTCATATATGAAGTGCACTAAAAAAACCTCCATGCATCTCCAGTATTCTCATGATGGAACTGGCAGGATGGCTAATACTTCAGGATTAAATCagcacagccaaaaaaaaaaaaaaaagaattaaaatctaaACCCCAGCCCTTTGTGTGTATttatacacaaaatacaaaacagagTAAAGTCAGACTTTCTTATCCCTGCCAGTCTTCAAAAGGTGAACTGACGCTTGGGAAACTGCTCAAGTATTTGGAAGAATGCCAGACACATATTTCTATGCTCTCACCTTTCAGAAGACTGGGTAGAAATTAATTTATTGATccaatatttttcattaaaaaaatctttataatttttaaaatgtaattcttcTTGGGTGCCACCTTCTTGGGTTTGGGATCCAATATCCTCCAGACCCACTAATCAACTTAGTGagccctttttcttttatttaccatGACACTAATTGTCCCCTTATTTATTTCAGAACCCGTTGCTTACTaatacttattttcttaaaaagagtGATTCCgcctgggcgcagtgggtcacacctgtaatctcaatactttgggaggccgaggtgggagcatCGTTTGAagacaggagttggagaccagcctgggcaacatagggagaccctcgtctctataaaaaaataaaaaaattagccaggcatggtggtgcacgcctgtgcactcagcaggctgagatgggagaatcacttgggtcCGGTAGGTCAAGTCCAGGCCGGGTCAGTGGGGGGAAGCGATTccgctcatttttttttttttttttttttttgagacggagtctcgctctgttgcccaggctggagtgcagtggccagatctcagctcactgcaagctccgcctcccaggtttacgccattctcttgcctcagcctcccgagtagctgggactacaggcgcccgccacctcgcccggctagttttttgtattttttagtagagacggggtttcaccgtgttagccaggatggtctcgatctcctgacctcgtgatccgcccgtctcggcctcccaaagtgctgggattacaggcttgagccacctcacctggccgaTTCTGCTCATTTCTTAAGGTTGCTACTGAGTTAACTGAGAAACACAGCTGAGTGCTAATCTAGATCAACAAAGCTGactctatgaaaaaatacaaccAGTCTTCTCTCTGCCTGGGCTATTGGGGCTCATTCACATTCCAAACAGAAATTCCTCTCTGGTGCACTTCCTTACTTCGTGCCAAGAGCTACAGGCCCTAGGGTCCCACGTGTTCCAGCAGGTTTCTTCTGCcttttaataatacatttcttATCAGTTATTTCAGCTGTGACATTCCTGGTTTAAGGAAAATAACTTCTCATGAGGAAACTACCAATTCTAAATTTTAGTGGTACAAATACAAAACTATAGGATGCCATTAAAAGATTTTTATGTTGCTTGCTTGGAAAGCAGACAATAGTTTGGTGGTTGCTACTAATTAACAGTCTTAGGAAGGCAGTTAGCTCTTGCATATATAATCCTTGCCCCACACAGCTGAGGAATGTTATAAGGAGCTAAGGCCTTGACCATTTCTGCTATATCCAGTACCACTTGTATatacttagtatttttttttagaacgTGTGACATGTTTAATGTGTTACACAGTTTTAAGAGTCTGGATTAGGGAAAAGACGACTTAAATAGAAGCCCAGGCTTCTATTAAGCCAAAGGTCAGTACactattcttaaaataaaaataaaagagtttgtGTACCACTAAGAGTACATGtactgcactttgggaagcttgGGTAAAGGAATGATTGATGTAAAACTTTCCTTTAACAAAAGACCCCTATATAATTTACGGGACCAGCTAATTCACCGATGCCAATGGTGTTTCTGAATGGAATATTAAGTTTAAGGAACCTATTCTCCTCACTTGTCCAAGTTAGTAAATTAGAAGTTGAAGTTTAAAGTGTATTTATTCTCAGATCCTTATGAAGAACCTCTGATTATCTCAGTTTACCAAGGTCTAAATATAGGTCATGTGTTCTGGTCTGCTCCAGGGTCTTTAAATTTACGAGTCAGTTGACACTAATAAGTAGGGCAATGGGTATTTACTAGATTCTAAACAGCATATCTAGCAAACAACTAGAATTCTGTTACCAGGTGACTTTTTTCCATAATCAAGGAAAACAAGCAATTCTAATATTGTTGGTAGCTCATAAAACAAGtgaattttatgtattatttagtCAAATTATTTGATCTATTTtagtttcatctgtaaaatgtaggtAACAGTATCTATACTTCACAGGACTATCATGAGGATCAAGTGAGTTAATACACATAAAGTGCTATTTAATGTTAATTACTATCTGAAGGGAGTTCCTTGCTAttaagtcaaaaaaacaaaacaaaacctcattcTTTTGACACCGTTGCTCTCTAGTCTAGAAAACATAGCAAACATACAGAACCAGAATTGAGATAATTACTTGAATTATATTCTTTAAAGCCATCTTCTCCCAGTTCCAGAATCATCCGCTGTTTCCACCTCTCCAACCAGAAAACCTGTTGTTTTGTCATGGTCTGCTGAAGCACTCGGGTCACACTTGGTATCACATTCCTTTGCAAGGGGATTTTCAAAGGAACTGAAGGATCACTTGCATTTGGTTTATCACTTCTCTCTGGATTGAAGATAGGAAACCAGTTTTGTGGCACTCGTCGGTCCTCACCTTGCTTTGGCGGCTTATGCTTGCTCACAGGTCCACAGAGTAAAGCATCTTCCTCCACCGATCCTGGGGTGTGGGCGACGCCTCTGGATGACAAGACAGACTGAACTAAATTAGAGTATTTTTCTTGGTCCACTTCTTCATATGGGTTCACTTTTTTCTTCCGGCCACAAGAGtaagaggaagtagagaaagcCACAAGGGCAGCTGATTCCACAGAAAATCcctttgaactcctgagctgccTGCAAATGGTCTGAAATAACATCTTCATTcagatttgttttcacttttctctagTCTATTTGCAACGGTCGAGGCCCTTTATGTTTGTATTCCTATTAGAGAGAACACAACCATCAAAGCAAAAGCTGCATCAGAATAACATTGCACATCAAAATTGTGAACTTTTTCGACATGATTGGACAGAGCTCTTTCTTAAGAaagtcgacagagcgagaccctgcctccaaaaaaacatttataaataaattaagacTCTCAATACCCGAAGGACTGGCACATATTAAATGCGAATTAGCAGACAGCTTGGGGCAAGACGTCCCCCGTCTCTAATATGCAGGAATGGGACGCCCAGGCAGGGAGGCGTGTGCGAGACACggaaaatcacaaagatggaGCCCGTCCCATGGCGGCCACACAGTCCTAGGTGACAATTACTGATTCCTAGACACCAGGCTCTCTGCTAAGTATTCTGTATGGATACTTCTCATTTGGTCCTCACACCCTCTACCGTGGGTCTAGAATGAACCCGTTGCACAGACGTGGAAATCGGGGTGGAGGGTCCAGTCGCTCGCCGGTCAGAGCTGGTGGCGGCGCTGAGGTCCCATTATTGTGACCGCAAAAAGGCGCCTCCCTCTCCGTCGTGGGCACGGACCCCTGGCAGGGCCAGGACGGCGGTGGCCCTTGGGGCAGGAGTCTGGATTAGAGAAAAGAGGACTTAAATAGAAGCCCAGCCTACGGCCAGTGTCGGTACCTTGGGAGCCACCACACTTCGCTTAACTCTGAAGGCGCGAACAACCTCTCGCGACCCGTACTTTCATCCGTCCCGCGCTTTGGTTTCGAATTAGGTAGGCACAGCCTAAGGCAACGTAGGTCCAGAATGCCTCGCGGCGCTCACGCCCCACCCGCGGCTCTCTTTGGCCTCCGCCGACGCGCCACCAGCTAGAGGCAGGGAGTACTTCCTCCCAGTTGAAGGGCCGGCGTCTCCGAAGCGCGGGAGCCTCTAAATCGCGCCCTTCtgctctcacgagatctggtgacGTCAGCGCTCGCCGCCATCTTGGACTCGGGCTGAGGAATAAATTCCCCCGGCACCGAAACACGGTCTTTCTCTAGACGCATCTTGCTGGGAGAGTGTCCGTGGCTTTGCGTCCGCGTCGCGGCCCTGCGGTCGGCGGCCTCCTCGTGGAGCGTAGCAAGGGTAGGCTCCGCGTGGCGTCTTTGCCCGGCTCCAAGATGGACGGCAGCGGGGACTGGGGGAGCACGTGGCGCCCTGCTCGCCTGCTCCCGGGGCAGCTGGGATGGTGGCGGAGTCCGGAGGCCTCCTGCTGCCGTCGGGCAGGGAGGCCGGCGGAGGCGGGGCCGTGGCCGCCCCCGAGAGGCGCCCAGGCGGCGGCGGCCCAGCCTCTTCTTTCCTCGCACAGTCAGGCGGCCCTTGCTCGAGTCCCGCGTCGCCATGGCCGCGGTTCCCGAGTTgctgcagcagcaggaggaggaccGCAGCAAGGTGAGGTCctccccacctcaggctcctgggcGGGTGGCCCTGCGAGCTCCTGGGTGGCTATATTCTTTGCCTTGCGCGTCCGTAGGCCCTGGCTGCTCGTGGCCATCCCTAGCGCGGGAAGCACCCGTGAGGCCCGGGCAGCCCCTGTTCCTCGTCTTCTCTGAAGGCTGCCCTGGGGAATCCCTGTGGGTCCCCCGGATTCTCTCAGGATAGAACCGGAGACGCGGGACCTTAGCCCCGGCTCAGGCGCCCGTGCCGAGTGGACTTGGAGAGAGGATCTCTGGAGACCCCGGaatgttcattttaaaacttCCCTCGGCTTCGTGGTGACCTGTAGGTGAACGTGAAATTGACTTAACGTGAGACAGACCAGTTTGGTTTGTTGCCCCCAAAATGCTCCCCCCTTTTctccccccgcctttttttttggtggggggagccCAAACAACTTGGGAAATTCCATCAGGTGTCCGAACATGCTTCCTACAACTTCAGAAACGCAAAATGCGTTGTTGTGGGGAGTTGTGTAATTTTTAGTAGGTGCTCAAATACTTGCTGAACTTGGTGTCTATTTTTAAGTCTTGTCCATTAATGTAAACTGCCCCTAGGTCACGTGTATCTTGAGGTCTAAAAGATTATTAATGCAATAAATTGAGATTGCAATAGCCAATTAAAGATTCAGAGATGAGCCTCCACTGTTTCATTGGTTCTTTAAATTTGCCTCGTTAGCTTTGCGATGCATGGTTTGTGAGCAACCTTTCGTGCAGTATCGTCGACATAAGTTTTTCTGACCGATGAAAAATAACCTCTAAAAATACAAGGCTCTCTAAAGTGTAACTTGGAGCCGTCTTAACTTACACATCTCTTGAGAAATTAAAGGCACCTCCATAGAGAAACGTGTTCATCTAGTAAGTAGATACCGTAGTTTCAAAGCGGCTGGATTGTTCCAAGAAGGGTATCATTGTTGAGTTAATTATTGAAATAGAGCTTTGTATACAGGAGGTTGTTTAAGAGTGTTTTCTTTGAAAGTTCTTTTTTACTAAAACAAGGTAGAAACTTGAGACCACGATTCTTTGTAAAACATTATAAAGGTACTTTTCTCCATAAAGGGTAGATACTGGATGGGGGTTTTggtagcattttgttttttttctttctttctggtacATTATTTTAGCTGTCTTGATTCAGAGTCAGCTAGGTAAAAGGACTCAATTGCTTCACCCCACTCTGATAGTACAGTATATTGCGCCTggttttttaaatgacttttccaTCACCCTGATCCTCCATCAAAATTGGAGAATAGTTATGAAGTCCATTTCCTACCTGTTTTAGAGGCTCCAGAAACTGTTGGTATCTGTAGTGAAGAGGGTTATAtggcattattttcctttttacattaCAGGAATAAAGAGGCAATAAAACTAAATAATTACCCTGACGCgtggctttatttttgttttctgatctcTGCTGATGCTGATACCCTGCAGTGGTCTGGCCTAGATGGTATTACGGTGTTATCATTAACTGAAAGGGAGTTTGGGGCAAGTATGAAATAATGGGAAACCAAGTCCTGGGCAACTTCTTGCCATAATACAATTTCAGTAGTCAACTGAAATGTTTTGTGTgttacttaaaatgtttaaaaatgccCCCCTGATAATTTGGTTTGGAATTCCCCTGAGGATGGAGTTAAGACCAACTAAGGTAGGGGGACATACTTGATTCTTCAGGATTTTGAATTCTAGCCCAATACCCATTTTGACTAATTCAGCAAAACTGAAAGGGAATATTGTGTCAAGTCGCGTCTGGTAGCCAGACACTGGCATTTTGTTACATTCTTTAGCTGAGGGTGTTTGGTTTGCCTTCCTCAGAAATAGTTCAGGGGAAGAGATGCATGGTTGATTTGGTTCCTAACTGGACCTCTACTAATGACAAagattgttttttgattttttttttcccccttttgagacggagtctccctcaggcgcagtggcgcgatctcagctcactgcaacctctgccttctgggttcaagcgattctcctgcctcagcctctcaagtagctgggattacagtccgcgcaccaccatgcctggctaatttttgtatttttgtggagaccgggtttcaccgtgttgaccaggctggtatttGAACTCAACCTTCCCAGCCTAGTGCTATATTTGACTAGGGGGTTCTCCTTCCTTGACAGTAACAACTTGGCCTTAACTTACTTACTGCT comes from Macaca fascicularis isolate 582-1 chromosome 10, T2T-MFA8v1.1 and encodes:
- the MGME1 gene encoding mitochondrial genome maintenance exonuclease 1 isoform X4; its protein translation is MKMLFQTICRQLRSSKGFSVESAALVAFSTSSYSCGRKKKVNPYEEVDQEKYSNLVQSVLSSRGVAHTPGSVEEDALLCGPVSKHKPPKQDIFLQGKRFHEALESILSPQETLKERDENLLKSGYIESVQHILKDVSGVRALESAVQHETLNYIGLLDCVAEYQGKLCVIDWKTSEKPKPFIQSTFDNPLQVVAYMGAMNHDTNYSFQVQCGLIVVAYKDGSPAHPHFMDAELCSQYWAKWLLRLEEYTEKKKNQNIQKPE
- the MGME1 gene encoding mitochondrial genome maintenance exonuclease 1 isoform X5; translated protein: MKMLFQTICRQLRSSKGFSVESAALVAFSTSSYSCGRKKKVNPYEEVDQEKYSNLVQSVLSSRGVAHTPGSVEEDALLCGPVSKHKPPKQGEDRRVPQNWFPIFNPERSDKPNASDPSVPLKIPLQRNVIPSVTRVLQQTMTKQQVFWLERWKQRMILELGEDGFKEYNSNIFLQGKRFHEALESILSPQETLKERDENLLKSGYIESVQHILKDVSGVRALESAVQHETLNYIGLLDCVAEYQFSVA
- the MGME1 gene encoding mitochondrial genome maintenance exonuclease 1 isoform X2, which encodes MKMLFQTICRQLRSSKGFSVESAALVAFSTSSYSCGRKKKVNPYEEVDQEKYSNLVQSVLSSRGVAHTPGSVEEDALLCGPVSKHKPPKQGEDRRVPQNWFPIFNPERSDKPNASDPSVPLKIPLQRNVIPSVTRVLQQTMTKQQVFWLERWKQRMILELGEDGFKEYNSNIFLQGKRFHEALESILSPQETLKERDENLLKSGYIESVQHILKDVSGVRALESAVQHETLNYIGLLDCVAEYQGKLCVIDWKTSEKPKPFIQSTFDNPLQVVAYMGAMNHDTNYSFQVQCGLIVVAYKDGSPAHPHFMDAELCSQYWAKWLLRLEEYTEKKKNQNIQKPE
- the MGME1 gene encoding mitochondrial genome maintenance exonuclease 1 isoform X3 translates to MKMLFQTICRQLRSSKGFSVESAALVAFSTSSYSCGRKKKVNPYEEVDQEKYSNLVQSVLSSRGVAHTPGSVEEDALLCGPVSKHKPPKQGEDRRVPQNWFPIFNPERSDKPNASDPSVPLKIPLQRNVIPSVTRVLQQTMTKQQVFWLERWKQRMILELGEDGFKEYNSSFHVCDHVYVKNLARDIFLQGKRFHEALESILSPQETLKERDENLLKSGYIESVQHILKDVSGVRALESAVQHETLNYIGLLDCVAEYQFSVA
- the MGME1 gene encoding mitochondrial genome maintenance exonuclease 1 isoform X1: MKMLFQTICRQLRSSKGFSVESAALVAFSTSSYSCGRKKKVNPYEEVDQEKYSNLVQSVLSSRGVAHTPGSVEEDALLCGPVSKHKPPKQGEDRRVPQNWFPIFNPERSDKPNASDPSVPLKIPLQRNVIPSVTRVLQQTMTKQQVFWLERWKQRMILELGEDGFKEYNSSFHVCDHVYVKNLARDIFLQGKRFHEALESILSPQETLKERDENLLKSGYIESVQHILKDVSGVRALESAVQHETLNYIGLLDCVAEYQGKLCVIDWKTSEKPKPFIQSTFDNPLQVVAYMGAMNHDTNYSFQVQCGLIVVAYKDGSPAHPHFMDAELCSQYWAKWLLRLEEYTEKKKNQNIQKPE